In the Vibrio hippocampi genome, GTGACAATCTGGTGCTAAAAAAAGGACTGGCACTGACGCCGGTCAAGTTTGGTATCTCCTTTACCGCTACCCACCTTAACCAAGCTGGCGCGCTGATCCATATTTATACCGATGGCAGTGTTCAGGTTTCTCATGGCGGCACAGAAATGGGTCAAGGCTTACATACCAAGATCCAGCAGATCGTGGCTCAGACTCTCAATATTCCGATGGCATTGGTGCTGGTCACTTCTACGCGAACCGACAAAGTGCCCAACAGCTCGCCGACCGCCGCCTCATCCGGTGCCGATCTCAACGGCATGGCGGCGCACAATGCCGCCAAAACACTACTTGAACGCCTGTGTACCTTTGCCAAACAGCACTACAACCTGAGTGAAGAACCTCAAATCAAGCAAGGTAAAGTGACGCTGGATAAACAGCAAATTGACTGGGCGGAACTGGTTCAGCAAGCCTATCTGGCGCGGGTTTCCCTTTCCACAACTGGTTTCTATAAAACACCCAAGATTTGGTTTGATATGGAAAAATCCGTGGGTCGTCCTTTCTTCTACTTTTCTATCGGTGCCTCTTGCTCAGAGGTCACTATCGATACCTTGACCGGAGAGATGCGCCTTGATCGTGTCGATATTCTGCATGACGTGGGCAACAGCCTCAATCCAGCGATTGATATCGGTCAGATCGAAGGGGCGTTTGTTCAAGGATTAGGTTGGCTCACTAATGAAGAATTGCTGTGGAATGACAAAGGCGAACTACTCAGCAACAGTCCAATGAACTACAAGATCCCAACCATCGGCGACTATCCAAAGCAGATGAACATTGCCTTATACGACAAAGCCAACCCCGAGCACAGCATCTACCGCTCCAAAGCCGTCGGCGAGCCACCTTTTATGCATGGAATTAGTGTCTGGTGTGCCATTTATGACGCCATTGCCTCGATTAGCAATCATCAACTTGAAGCCGATCTGCACGCGCCTGCAACCGGCGAACGTATTTTACAAGCTTGTTTAGACCAATATGACCGCATCGGCTACACCCGCAGTGAAACCCTTGGTGCTAAAGCCGACGTAAATCAATTTAAAGCCATGCCCCAGCATGAGCCAGAAAAACAGCAAGAGGTGTGATATGTCCTCATTAACAGAAAAATCAGCGAGTCCACTGACCGCCTCTTTACTCAAACAGCCAAGACTCAATTGGTTGTCCGCTTGCCAACACTTAGAACAAACTGGCGAGCCGTATTGCATCGCTACCGTTATTGCCGAAGTCGGCTCGGTGCCTCGCTCGCAAGGCGCTAAGATGATCATCACTGCGACACAGCAATTTGACACCCTCGGCGGTGGCAATCTCGAATATCAGGTGATAGACAAAGCCAGAGCCGCGCTTAACAACTCACAGAGTACCAATCATATTGAACGTTTCTCACTGGCTGCGGATCTTGGTCAATGCTGTGGCGGCGCCGTACAAGTGTTGCTGGAATTTATGCATACCCAACAACCAAAAGTGGTGGTTTTTGGCGCAGGTCATGTGTGCCACGCCCTCGCGACCGTTTTAACCCAACTACCTTGCCATCTGACGGTGGTTGATAATCGCCCCGAATGGTTGCAGCCTCTTGAAGCGCTAGGTATTTCTACTCTGCTTATGGCAACGCCTGAAGATGCCGTCTGTGAACTCCCTAGCGATGCCCATCTTGTAATCATGACTCAAGACCACAGCCTTGATTTTGAGATCAGCAAACGCGCACTCGAGTGCAATCAGTTCCCCTTTATTGGATTGATTGGCTCGCAAGGAAAAAACCAACGTTTTCGCTACCGTTTAACCGAGCAGTTATCCGATGCTGCCCTGCTCAACTCACTCACCTGCCCGATTGGCCATCCCGATATTCGCGGCAAACTACCGATGCAGGTTGCCCTGTCCATTGCAGCTCAGCTGATGCAGAAATTTGAACCGCTTGCCCACACTGAAAAATGCGATGTCACTGATGAACCGAAACAACGCAATTGGCAGCAAGTCAATCAACTGCGCAAGACGCTTACCGAGGTGAACTTATGACGTTAATGCCCACCACCCTAACGCTAAGCAACACGCAGTTGGCTCAGATCTGCACCAGTCAACGCTGGCAATATCTGATGCAGCGCAATGCGCCCTTTGCCGATTATCGCGCCCTTTGCCTCGCTGCCGACCAAGCGTTTAGTGAATTAAATGAGTCTGACTGGTTAGAAGCCTTTGCTGGGCACCCAATGATTGGTGATCTTTCCACCCTAGAAAAGAAATACTCGCAAGGTAAGCAACTCAGCGCCCATGAACAGGCTGGGGTCAACAACGCCGAGCAAGCGGTATTAGAGCAATTATTGACGCTTAACCAAGCCTACCTCGACAAATTTGGTTTTATCTTCATCGTTTGTGCCAGCGAAAAATCCGCCAGCGAGATGCTGACGCTGCTGACACAACGCATCAACAACCCACGCAACCAAGAGTTAATCACCGCTTCCGTTGAGCAGAGAAAAATTAGTCAACTTCGTCTGGAGGTCTATCAATGAGCCGTTTAAGTTGCCATGTTCTTGATACCAGTAGCGGCCATCCCGCTGCCGGTATTCGCGTCACGGTTTACCCGTTTAACAGCCAACAGCCCTTAGCCAGCGAAACCACCGATGCGGATGGACGTGCTCGTTTCGAGACGACTTTGCCTATAGGCGAAAACTATACGCTGAGCTTTGAGGTCGCCGACTATTGCCAGCACACCTTCGGCGCGGTGTTTTTCCCACTGATTGAGGTGCATTTCCACGTTGCCGATTCGCGCCACCATCATGTACCAGTGCTGCTGTCGCCTTACTCTTATTCAACCTATAGAGGGAGTTAATATGCCAAGACAGGTTCATAGAGGCAGTATTCTGCACTTTCCTCACACCACATCGGATCCTGCGAGCCACTATCAATATTTCAACGATGGCGTACTGGTTACCGAAAATGGTCGAGTGACACACCTCGGTGAAGCCAGCGACTTCTTTCGACTGCCGGCTAATCAGCAATTGCTTAACTATGGCGGCGTCGAACTTCATAAAGGATTGTTGATTCCCGGCTTAATTGATAGCCATGTACACTTTCCGCAAGTCGAGATGATCGCCAGTTATGGCAAACAACTGCTCGATTGGTTGAATGAGTACACTTTCCCAACGGAAAAGCAGTTCGCCAATGAGGAATATGCCAACGCTCAGGCGGAGTTTTTCCTGAGCCAACTGATCGCTCATGGCACCACGACTGCCAGTGTTTTTGCTACGGTTCACCCACAGTCTGTCAACGCCTTTTTTAATGCCGCTGAGTCGATACAAGCACGGATGATTTGTGGCAAAGTCATGATGGATCGCTTCTGTCCTGACGATCTACAA is a window encoding:
- a CDS encoding 2-oxo-4-hydroxy-4-carboxy-5-ureidoimidazoline decarboxylase; amino-acid sequence: MTLMPTTLTLSNTQLAQICTSQRWQYLMQRNAPFADYRALCLAADQAFSELNESDWLEAFAGHPMIGDLSTLEKKYSQGKQLSAHEQAGVNNAEQAVLEQLLTLNQAYLDKFGFIFIVCASEKSASEMLTLLTQRINNPRNQELITASVEQRKISQLRLEVYQ
- the uraH gene encoding hydroxyisourate hydrolase — its product is MSRLSCHVLDTSSGHPAAGIRVTVYPFNSQQPLASETTDADGRARFETTLPIGENYTLSFEVADYCQHTFGAVFFPLIEVHFHVADSRHHHVPVLLSPYSYSTYRGS
- the xdhC gene encoding xanthine dehydrogenase accessory protein XdhC, which produces MSSLTEKSASPLTASLLKQPRLNWLSACQHLEQTGEPYCIATVIAEVGSVPRSQGAKMIITATQQFDTLGGGNLEYQVIDKARAALNNSQSTNHIERFSLAADLGQCCGGAVQVLLEFMHTQQPKVVVFGAGHVCHALATVLTQLPCHLTVVDNRPEWLQPLEALGISTLLMATPEDAVCELPSDAHLVIMTQDHSLDFEISKRALECNQFPFIGLIGSQGKNQRFRYRLTEQLSDAALLNSLTCPIGHPDIRGKLPMQVALSIAAQLMQKFEPLAHTEKCDVTDEPKQRNWQQVNQLRKTLTEVNL